The Nomia melanderi isolate GNS246 chromosome 4, iyNomMela1, whole genome shotgun sequence genome segment GATCTGTACCCCTTGGTAATTGGGTATGACGAGGGAACTGGCAAAGGGACTTCAGGGTTTGTAATGCGTTACTTCAGATCGCTCTCACAGGCCAGCACACTGGATTCCTTAAGTTCCAGTTTCATGTGCAACATGGTGAATGAAGTGAACACCATAATTCCACCACCATACTCTTGTAACAACAGCGCCGACGAACTGTCAGCAGTGGAGTGCGAGAGAATGGAAAACATGGATGTTGGGTCTGTTGTTTCGTTGGCTAATCATAGGACAACGTCTGACATATCGAGTTTAGCTGCTCAATCTCCGTGTTCACCGCCGCGGGCTACTAGTCCAACGATAGAGGTACTAACCCAACGTTCCAAACATTCACTCAACAATCACAGGACAGTCCATTTCaatccattaacactaaaacgacttaagacttcaattgatttacaattcagtttgcgtattgttaaatgaatttctataaTACTTCCTCAGAGGAACAAAttgctagttttagtgttaatataaccAGAACATTCGcatcaaccccttgccatacaatcaCAACCGAGACtcctgatgaagatttctagactaatttaagaacaatttaagaaaaagcaaaaaactattatCCTATTATCAATATATCATCCCCAAATGAAATGTCCACTTCAAGTAGAACAGAAAATTTCcttacatttcttccaaattgtcaatAGCAAAATAGCAAaggtaaatagtacgccaaggggttaacagattGAAATGGAATTGAACGACCTGCCAATAACGTTTCAATGACCATCTAACGAATGACTTTGTCCGTCAGTTACGCGAACTTCTAGATAAAATTCAGCAGCTGCCACAGCTACCCAGTGGGCATAGCACCGTTTTGCCTTGTTATCAGAATCGACCGCAAGTTTTATGTACGACGAACGGGAACGGCTCTACGCAACGGCCTCTAAGTCCGGGTGACGTTATCGGATCGCACAGAGAGAGGAGGATGACGCGAGGGAAGATGTACATGCCCCTAGGGCTTCCAAGCTCGAGGAACAAGACGAAACGATGGCTGTCGCGTTCGGCGCCGACGACGCCGTCCGGCACGATACCGATGTCGTTCCTCTCGGTGCAGAGCAGGCGGCCGTCTGAAACGGACAACAATAATCAGCAAGTGGTCCCGTTGCTCTCGGAACAGGACGAGACGGAGAACAATAACGTGGATCAGACAAACGGCATTCCGTTGCTGTCCGAGCAAGAAGAGGAACCGCAACAGACATGACGGCGAATCGTCTGAGCGTGTCGAGAAACGATCGATCGAGAGACGATCGGTCGTCGAACGATCGGATTCCGGAATGTCGTTGCCCCGAGTAAcctgtatattttttaacatgGCTGGTCAACTCCTCGCCGCAGTCTCGAGCGAAAGAGTGTATGCATTAATGTTCGCCAATTAATTTCGTCCAACGAAAAGCAAACACCGCCTCCCTTTGCTCTTaggaagaaaacaaagaaaagaaaaaataagaaGACGAAGAAACGACTCGACGCTGTGATTTCagtttgcgcgcgcgcgcgcgctcgcgcgtctACAGCCACCGCCACATAGTTGACACAGTTTCGTTTCTCTAGCGAGTCTAACCTACTCTTTGCGAGCCGAACCGGAATCTAGCGATAAATGATGATAACAAAACGTATCTCTTAAGCTCTGTGGAATAGCTTGCAGTTTAACttacagaaaaaaaaagaaaccacgGACACCTTCTTCTCCCGAGGGACACGTACCTTTACGAACAGTTACCGACGATAGATAATTATTACGTAGGCGATCTTCGAGCCCGGCTTGTTCTCGATCTCGATCGACAACCGTGCGTATTTGATAcatcgaatttcattttcgCGCGACTCGAATCGAACATCGCGGATACCTTATCGGCAGCGACGCGAACGCTTCCTATTTACCGCGTCGAGTGCcgcggggtcaccggtgacccaggTCGAATTAGTAGAAcgcagtcaattaaacgatcattGTTTgcggatatttttatattataaataacgctgtCTAACGCGAAAAAACGCGAGATAATGAAACGATTCGATGAAATAATTTGGTATCACATTTTTGTTTTGTGCTTTTGAAATcggcattcgacgcgttaagTAGCTGTGATCACCGAAATCGTTTCCGTCGATTCACGCGCTTGAAATCTTTCGATCGAACGAGGAATTTCAAAGGGAAACCGTTGGA includes the following:
- the LOC116428255 gene encoding uncharacterized protein LOC116428255 isoform X1; protein product: MVQAVGRAFDVLVLTALLTLLFVDQVSSRLCNGGHVCSPPKECCSFGCCYGVFQLHSTSDMFNFLIWTYWYLWAAVLIGLAIAAACGCWLWRRHRSVMVEDCASSDRASTGPWYPSPHYSHCSSFVQALPPPYNEVTAKPDLYPLVIGYDEGTGKGTSGFVMRYFRSLSQASTLDSLSSSFMCNMVNEVNTIIPPPYSCNNSADELSAVECERMENMDVGSVVSLANHRTTSDISSLAAQSPCSPPRATSPTIELRELLDKIQQLPQLPSGHSTVLPCYQNRPQVLCTTNGNGSTQRPLSPGDVIGSHRERRMTRGKMYMPLGLPSSRNKTKRWLSRSAPTTPSGTIPMSFLSVQSRRPSETDNNNQQVVPLLSEQDETENNNVDQTNGIPLLSEQEEEPQQT
- the LOC116428255 gene encoding uncharacterized protein LOC116428255 isoform X2, producing the protein MFNFLIWTYWYLWAAVLIGLAIAAACGCWLWRRHRSVMVEDCASSDRASTGPWYPSPHYSHCSSFVQALPPPYNEVTAKPDLYPLVIGYDEGTGKGTSGFVMRYFRSLSQASTLDSLSSSFMCNMVNEVNTIIPPPYSCNNSADELSAVECERMENMDVGSVVSLANHRTTSDISSLAAQSPCSPPRATSPTIELRELLDKIQQLPQLPSGHSTVLPCYQNRPQVLCTTNGNGSTQRPLSPGDVIGSHRERRMTRGKMYMPLGLPSSRNKTKRWLSRSAPTTPSGTIPMSFLSVQSRRPSETDNNNQQVVPLLSEQDETENNNVDQTNGIPLLSEQEEEPQQT